From one Lasioglossum baleicum chromosome 11, iyLasBale1, whole genome shotgun sequence genomic stretch:
- the Task7 gene encoding TWIK-related acid-sensitive K[+] channel 7 isoform X1, with translation MKRQNVRTLSLVVCTFTYLLIGAAVFDALESNTERKRWEFLSEVRRNMMKKYNITQEDYKMLEIVIIENKPHKAGPQWKFAGAFYFATLVLAMIGYGHSTPVTIGGKAFCMAYAMVGIPLGLVMFQSIGERLNKFASVVIKRAKTYLRCNKTEATEMNLMLAAGCLSSIIITTGAAVFSRYEGWSYFDSFYYCFVTLTTIGFGDYVALQNDHALSNKPGYVALSLVFILFGLAVVAASINLLVLRFMTMNTGDARRDNDDMQIAPHHLLTLDGEVVAVNGKLLTGHVTLVPDADDCVSVCSCTCLGPATSELLDEGYQGYRPPTATSLRVKRASV, from the exons ATGAAGAGGCAAAATGTCAGGACCTTGTCGCTGGTAGTGTGCACGTTCACGTATTTGCTGATAGGGGCAGCCGTGTTCGACGCGCTCGAGTCGAACACCGAGAGGAAACGCTGGGAGTTTCTCTCCG AggttcgccggaacatgatgaAGAAGTACAATATCACACAGGAGGATTATAAGATGCTCGAGATTGTGATAATTGAGAACAAACCGCACAAAGCTGGTCCTCAGTGGAAATTCGCGGGTGCCTTTTATTTCGCGACGCTCGTGCTCGCTATGATAG GCTACGGACATTCGACACCAGTTACCATAGGCGGTAAAGCATTCTGCATGGCGTACGCCATGGTGGGCATCCCCCTGGGTTTGGTGATGTTCCAAAGTATTGGAGAACGTCTGAACAAATTTGCATCCGTGGTGATCAAGCGGGCGAAGACTTATCTACGGTGCAATAAAACAGAGGCGACGGAAATGAATCTCATGCTCGCAGCTGGTTGTCTGTCGAGCATCATCATCACCACCGGTGCAGCCGTATTTTCGCGGTACGAGGGATGGAGCTACTTCGACAGCTTCTACTACTGCTTCGTTACGCTCACTACCATCGGTTTCGGTGATTACGTCGCTCTCCAG AACGATCACGCACTTTCGAACAAACCAGGATACGTGGCCTTAAGTTTAGTCTTCATTCTATTCGGCTTGGCTGTTGTCGCTGCCAGCATAAATCTGCTTGTACTACGTTTCATGACAAT GAACACGGGAGATGCTCGTCGCGACAACGACGATATGCAGATAGCTCCCCATCACCTGCTGACCTTGGACGGCGAGGTGGTAGCTGTGAACGGGAAACTGTTAACTGGTCACGTGACGTTGGTACCGGACGCAGATGACTGTGTGAGCGTGTGTTCGTGTACCTGCCTCGGACCAGCGACTTCAGAGCTTCTAGACGAAGGGTACCAAGGCTACAGACCTCCGACCGCTACCAGCCTTCGTGTGAAGCGCGCATCCGTCTGA
- the Task7 gene encoding TWIK-related acid-sensitive K[+] channel 7 isoform X2, protein MMKKYNITQEDYKMLEIVIIENKPHKAGPQWKFAGAFYFATLVLAMIGYGHSTPVTIGGKAFCMAYAMVGIPLGLVMFQSIGERLNKFASVVIKRAKTYLRCNKTEATEMNLMLAAGCLSSIIITTGAAVFSRYEGWSYFDSFYYCFVTLTTIGFGDYVALQNDHALSNKPGYVALSLVFILFGLAVVAASINLLVLRFMTMNTGDARRDNDDMQIAPHHLLTLDGEVVAVNGKLLTGHVTLVPDADDCVSVCSCTCLGPATSELLDEGYQGYRPPTATSLRVKRASV, encoded by the exons atgatgaAGAAGTACAATATCACACAGGAGGATTATAAGATGCTCGAGATTGTGATAATTGAGAACAAACCGCACAAAGCTGGTCCTCAGTGGAAATTCGCGGGTGCCTTTTATTTCGCGACGCTCGTGCTCGCTATGATAG GCTACGGACATTCGACACCAGTTACCATAGGCGGTAAAGCATTCTGCATGGCGTACGCCATGGTGGGCATCCCCCTGGGTTTGGTGATGTTCCAAAGTATTGGAGAACGTCTGAACAAATTTGCATCCGTGGTGATCAAGCGGGCGAAGACTTATCTACGGTGCAATAAAACAGAGGCGACGGAAATGAATCTCATGCTCGCAGCTGGTTGTCTGTCGAGCATCATCATCACCACCGGTGCAGCCGTATTTTCGCGGTACGAGGGATGGAGCTACTTCGACAGCTTCTACTACTGCTTCGTTACGCTCACTACCATCGGTTTCGGTGATTACGTCGCTCTCCAG AACGATCACGCACTTTCGAACAAACCAGGATACGTGGCCTTAAGTTTAGTCTTCATTCTATTCGGCTTGGCTGTTGTCGCTGCCAGCATAAATCTGCTTGTACTACGTTTCATGACAAT GAACACGGGAGATGCTCGTCGCGACAACGACGATATGCAGATAGCTCCCCATCACCTGCTGACCTTGGACGGCGAGGTGGTAGCTGTGAACGGGAAACTGTTAACTGGTCACGTGACGTTGGTACCGGACGCAGATGACTGTGTGAGCGTGTGTTCGTGTACCTGCCTCGGACCAGCGACTTCAGAGCTTCTAGACGAAGGGTACCAAGGCTACAGACCTCCGACCGCTACCAGCCTTCGTGTGAAGCGCGCATCCGTCTGA
- the LOC143213744 gene encoding potassium/sodium hyperpolarization-activated cyclic nucleotide-gated channel 1: MMNMAEHNCGLSSHLQNKHMSSSMAKGKRYILLEKFKRLFNVSANTPKTNLYLHSMAAAFAEERRHDALPYWWIIHPFSRWRFVWDMIMLVVYMIAFLTIPFFVCYVVMSHDATRVDNFNIVIYLICWVDIGTSCISGYYAKEQKQVQLDPWIILSYYMKTYFILDVLTSLPWDHITLPWRYPPGMKTNIMVIVLNLLPLLKLFRYTHMINSLFELFTYLGVMHLYYEVFTTILLAIYMMFWCACLSYLIPALMLHITSTRPEDCEECWMTGLDHASIGHRFQHSFFMVVEKVSTSGYGLYIPVTDGHLILSSFLMVMGRLLDCYIVVMVIQIKALARQSKSKFHEIMNQVIAYTIQKQLPTHMKNRLLNYYRHRFRYSYFREKSILMNLSEQLRMEIAFQANHRLVENVAIFKAMPKHLLRAIVKSLKFELYLPNDVIVKAGAHGDCMFFISAGTVAVLTPTGKEICHLDDGAHFGEVALLVPDQRRVASVIAIEVCEVYRLDRKDFRKCIAVHTELFAKLEYIASERIQRAVDIEEQHKRYLLRNSSHEQPLRVSIG, translated from the exons ATGATGAATATGGCAGAGCATAATTGCGGACTGTCCAGTCATTTGCAGAACAAGCATATGTCTTCCTCGATGGCCAAAGGCAAACGATATATCTTGTTGGAAAAGTTTAAACGCCTGTTCAATGTCAGCGCAAACACGCCTAAAACGAACCTGTATCTGCATAGCATGGCAGCCGCGTTCGCTGAAGAGAGAAGACACGATGCTCTTCCGTATTGGTGGATCATTCATCCTTTCAGTAGGTGGAG ATTCGTTTGGGACATGATTATGTTAGTCGTATACATGATCGCTTTCCTAACGATCCCATTTTTCGTCTGCTATGTAGTGATGAGCCACGACGCGACTCGAGTAGACAATTTTAATATcgtcatttatttaatatgctGGGTGGACATAGGGACGTCCTGCATCAGCGGATACTATGCCAAGGAACAGAAGCAAGTGCAATTGGACCCCTGGATTATACTTTC GTATTACATGAAGACATACTTCATCTTAGATGTCCTCACATCTTTGCCCTGGGACCACATAACATTACCATGGCGGTATCCTCCAGGGATGAAGACTAACATCATGGTCATTGTGCTTAATCTACTGCCTCTTTTGAAACTTTTTCGCTACACACATATGATCAACAGTCTGTTCGAATTGTTCACG TATCTCGGAGTGATGCACTTATACTACGAAGTGTTCACCAcgatattattagcaatatacatGATGTTTTGGTGTGCCTGTCTCAGTTATCTAATTCCAGCACTAATGCTACATATAACGAGCACCAGGCCTGAA GACTGCGAGGAGTGTTGGATGACTGGGCTAGACCACGCCAGCATCGGCCACAGGTTTCAACATTCGTTCTTCATGGTAGTCGAGAAGGTCTCTACCAGCGGTTATGGCTTGTACATTCCTGTCACCGATGGTCACCTTATATTAAGTAGCTTCCTGATGGTAATGGGTAGATTACTCGATTGCTATATCGTAG TGATGGTGATCCAGATCAAAGCATTGGCGAGACAGTCGAAATCGAAGTTCCACGAGATCATGAACCAAGTGATCGCCTACACGATACAGAAACAGTTGCCTACGCACATGAAGAATCGTCTTCTGAATTATTATAGGCATCGTTTCCGGTACAGCTACTTCCGCGAGAAGTCTATATTGATGAACCTCTCGG agcaACTCCGAATGGAAATCGCGTTTCAAGCAAATCACCGTTTAGTTGAAAACGTTGCGATTTTCAAAGCGATGCCGAAACACCTGCTGCGAGCGATAGTAAAAAGCTTGAAGTTCGAGTTGTACTTGCCGAACGATGTTATTGTGAAAGCTGGAGCTCATGGGGACTGCATGTTCTTCATTTCTGCTGGAACAGTTGCTGTCTTAACGCCGACTGGGAAAGAG ATCTGTCATTTGGACGATGGAGCGCATTTTGGAGAGGTAGCGTTGCTGGTGCCGGATCAAAGAAGAGTTGCAAGTGTGATAGCAATCGAAGTATGCGAGGTGTATCGTTTGGATCGCAAAGATTTCAGAAAGTGCATCGCTGtgcacacagaattattcgcgAAACTCGAGTACATCGCTTCAGAAAGGATTCAGAGGGCTGTGGACATCGAGGAACAGCATAAGCGATACTTACTTCGTAATTCTTCGCATGAGCAACCGCTTCGAGTATCTATTGGATAA